Proteins encoded within one genomic window of Geotalea daltonii FRC-32:
- the selD gene encoding selenide, water dikinase SelD: protein MTKQKIKLTNMVKAAGUAAKLGPAGLEKALAGLLQSDDPALLVGPETADDAGVYRIGEDLALVETTDIITPLVDDPFTFGRIAAVNALSDVYAMGGRPVTAMNLAFFPACNLPGEILARILAGGKDAMAEAGACLVGGHTVEDDELKYGLAVTGLIHPDRVIRNSASRPGDKLILTKPLGTGIVSTAIKADMISAADATDAAEWMCRLNKVAAELMVECGAHAATDVTGFGLIGHACEMANGAGVTIGIRLSSIPILSPVGTLIADGLVPAGCYRNRDYYQPFVGKGGTMVDKLLPLFDPQTSGGLLISLASSAADNFLARAAKSGCFAVCIGEVLPRGDFPIEII, encoded by the coding sequence ATGACCAAGCAGAAGATAAAATTGACCAATATGGTGAAAGCGGCAGGTTGAGCGGCCAAACTGGGCCCGGCGGGCCTGGAGAAAGCTCTGGCCGGTCTTCTGCAGTCTGATGACCCGGCTCTTCTCGTCGGTCCGGAGACTGCCGACGATGCGGGCGTGTACCGTATCGGCGAGGATCTGGCGCTGGTGGAGACCACTGACATCATCACCCCGCTGGTGGACGATCCATTCACCTTTGGCCGTATAGCTGCCGTCAATGCCCTTTCCGACGTCTATGCCATGGGTGGGCGGCCGGTGACGGCAATGAACCTGGCCTTCTTTCCGGCCTGCAACCTGCCGGGCGAGATTCTTGCCCGGATTCTCGCCGGAGGCAAGGATGCCATGGCTGAGGCTGGGGCATGCCTTGTCGGCGGCCACACGGTTGAAGACGATGAGCTGAAATATGGCTTGGCCGTTACCGGGCTGATCCATCCTGACCGGGTGATCAGGAACTCTGCCTCACGGCCCGGGGACAAGCTGATCCTGACCAAGCCGCTCGGTACAGGTATTGTATCGACCGCAATAAAGGCGGACATGATTTCTGCAGCAGATGCAACAGACGCTGCCGAATGGATGTGCAGGTTGAACAAGGTTGCCGCAGAGCTGATGGTGGAATGCGGCGCCCATGCCGCCACCGACGTTACCGGTTTCGGCCTCATCGGACACGCTTGCGAAATGGCCAATGGTGCAGGGGTGACCATCGGCATCCGCCTTTCCAGCATTCCGATCCTCTCCCCGGTTGGTACACTGATTGCTGATGGCCTGGTTCCGGCAGGCTGTTACCGTAACCGCGATTATTACCAGCCTTTCGTCGGCAAAGGCGGAACCATGGTAGACAAGCTTCTGCCGCTCTTTGATCCCCAGACCTCCGGCGGGCTCCTGATTTCCCTTGCCTCCTCTGCCGCAGACAATTTTCTGGCACGTGCCGCCAAAAGCGGCTGTTTTGCCGTCTGCATCGGCGAGGTACTGCCGCGCGGAGACTTCCCCATTGAGATCATCTGA
- the purH gene encoding bifunctional phosphoribosylaminoimidazolecarboxamide formyltransferase/IMP cyclohydrolase has protein sequence MAKISRALISVSDKTGIVDFSKELAGYGVEILSTGGTAKLLREAGLAVKDVSEFTGFPEMLDGRVKTLHPKVHGGLLGMRGNSEHVATMKAHGIEPIDMVVVNLYPFEATVAKPDCSLEDAIENIDIGGPTMLRSAAKNNADVTVLVDHNDYRKVLDEMKQSGGAVSSATNFGLAVKVYQHTAAYDGAISNWLGARTGEGVAEYPDTLTFQFKKAQGMRYGENPHQSAAFYVERDVKEASIATALQLQGKELSYNNIGDTDAALECIKQFNEGPACVIVKHANPCGVAIGANLLDAYDRAYKTDPESAFGGIIAFNGELDEAAAKAIVDRQFVEVIIAPKVSAKASEIVAAKKNVRLLQCGQWQAESLARLDMKRVNGGLLVQQTDLSLHGELKVVTKRQPTEKEMIDLLFTWRVAKFVKSNAIVYGKDGMTIGVGAGQMSRVNSARIAAIKAEHAGLQVAGAVMASDAFFPFRDGIDNAAQVGITAVIQPGGSMRDEEVIAAADEHGMAMVFTSMRHFRH, from the coding sequence ATGGCAAAAATTTCCCGCGCGCTGATCAGCGTATCGGACAAAACAGGGATTGTAGATTTCTCTAAAGAGCTGGCAGGGTATGGAGTGGAAATACTCTCCACCGGCGGCACAGCCAAACTTCTTCGCGAAGCCGGGCTTGCAGTCAAGGATGTATCTGAGTTTACCGGCTTTCCTGAAATGTTGGACGGCCGGGTGAAGACCCTGCATCCCAAGGTCCATGGCGGTCTCCTCGGCATGCGTGGCAACTCGGAGCATGTGGCTACCATGAAGGCCCATGGCATCGAGCCCATCGACATGGTGGTGGTGAATCTCTACCCCTTTGAGGCGACTGTTGCCAAGCCCGATTGTTCCCTGGAGGACGCCATCGAGAATATAGATATCGGCGGGCCGACCATGCTCCGCTCTGCGGCAAAGAACAACGCCGATGTGACTGTGCTGGTGGACCATAACGATTATCGCAAGGTGCTGGACGAGATGAAGCAGAGTGGGGGCGCTGTTTCTTCCGCAACCAACTTCGGGCTGGCAGTAAAGGTTTATCAGCATACGGCAGCATATGACGGGGCCATTTCCAACTGGTTGGGCGCCAGGACCGGGGAAGGTGTTGCAGAATATCCCGATACCCTGACTTTTCAGTTCAAAAAGGCCCAGGGGATGCGCTATGGCGAGAACCCACACCAGTCAGCTGCTTTTTATGTGGAGCGCGACGTGAAGGAGGCATCCATAGCCACTGCACTACAGTTGCAAGGAAAGGAACTTTCCTACAACAACATCGGCGATACTGACGCGGCTCTGGAATGCATCAAGCAGTTCAACGAGGGGCCGGCCTGCGTCATCGTCAAACATGCCAACCCCTGCGGCGTTGCCATTGGCGCTAATCTGCTCGATGCCTATGATCGCGCCTATAAGACAGACCCCGAATCTGCCTTCGGCGGAATCATCGCCTTCAACGGCGAGTTGGACGAGGCTGCGGCCAAGGCCATTGTCGATCGCCAGTTTGTCGAGGTGATCATCGCTCCCAAGGTTTCGGCCAAGGCCAGCGAAATCGTTGCGGCAAAAAAGAACGTTCGCCTTCTCCAGTGTGGGCAGTGGCAGGCTGAATCCCTGGCCCGGCTGGATATGAAAAGGGTCAACGGCGGTCTGCTGGTCCAGCAAACCGACCTTTCCCTCCACGGTGAACTGAAGGTGGTAACGAAGCGCCAGCCGACGGAAAAGGAGATGATTGACCTCCTCTTCACCTGGCGGGTGGCAAAATTCGTCAAATCAAATGCCATTGTCTACGGCAAGGACGGCATGACCATCGGTGTCGGCGCCGGCCAGATGAGCCGGGTCAACTCTGCCCGCATAGCCGCAATCAAGGCGGAACATGCCGGCCTGCAGGTCGCCGGTGCCGTGATGGCCTCAGATGCCTTTTTCCCATTCCGCGATGGGATAGACAACGCAGCCCAGGTTGGGATCACTGCCGTAATTCAGCCAGGTGGCAGCATGCGGGATGAAGAAGTTATCGCTGCAGCCGATGAGCATGGCATGGCCATGGTATTTACTTCCATGCGCCATTTCAGGCACTGA
- the thiC gene encoding phosphomethylpyrimidine synthase ThiC, with protein sequence MEKTQLESARQGIVTKEMKEAALAEGISPEFIRDGLVAGNIIICHNIKHGNGRPLAVGKGLRTKINANIGSSADDLDIAKELEKARVAVKHGADAIMDLSTGGPVDEIRRAIIAETTACIGSVPLYQAALDAVRTKNKAIVDMTVDDIFEGIIKHAEDGVDFITVHCGVTRSTVERMRNEGRIMDVVSRGGAFTIEWMTYNRKENPLFEHFDRLLEITKAYDMTLSLGDGFRPGCLADATDRAQIHELILLGELTQRAQDFGVQVMIEGPGHMPLSQIEANIQLQKRLCHGAPFYVLGPLVTDIAPGYDHITSAIGGTIAAAAGADFLCYVTPSEHLRLPTVDDVREGVIASRIAGHAADIVKGVKGAMEKDIQMARCRKKLDWEGQFALAIDPEKARRLRAESGVAEHGACTMCGEFCAYKVMDDAMEKQAAKAK encoded by the coding sequence ATGGAAAAGACACAACTGGAATCTGCCCGCCAGGGCATCGTTACCAAGGAAATGAAGGAAGCAGCCCTTGCCGAAGGCATTTCCCCGGAATTCATCCGTGACGGGCTGGTTGCTGGAAATATCATCATCTGCCACAACATAAAACATGGCAATGGCCGCCCTCTGGCTGTGGGCAAAGGACTCCGCACCAAGATCAACGCCAATATCGGCAGTTCGGCCGACGATCTGGATATCGCCAAGGAACTGGAAAAGGCCAGGGTCGCTGTCAAACACGGTGCCGACGCCATCATGGACCTTTCCACCGGCGGGCCTGTGGACGAAATAAGGCGCGCCATCATAGCCGAAACTACTGCCTGCATCGGCTCGGTGCCTCTCTATCAGGCAGCGCTGGATGCTGTCCGGACCAAGAACAAGGCCATCGTCGACATGACGGTTGACGATATTTTCGAAGGAATCATCAAGCACGCCGAAGATGGCGTCGACTTCATCACCGTGCATTGCGGCGTCACCAGAAGCACTGTGGAGCGGATGCGCAACGAAGGCAGAATCATGGACGTGGTCTCCCGCGGCGGTGCATTCACCATCGAGTGGATGACCTACAACAGGAAGGAAAATCCGCTCTTCGAACACTTCGACCGGCTGCTGGAGATCACCAAGGCCTATGACATGACCCTCTCCCTCGGCGACGGCTTTCGCCCCGGCTGTCTGGCCGATGCCACCGATCGCGCCCAAATCCATGAGCTGATCCTCCTCGGCGAACTGACACAACGGGCCCAGGATTTCGGCGTCCAGGTGATGATCGAGGGCCCGGGCCACATGCCCCTAAGTCAGATCGAGGCAAATATCCAGTTGCAGAAGCGGCTCTGCCACGGCGCACCATTCTATGTGCTTGGGCCGCTGGTCACGGATATCGCCCCCGGCTATGACCACATCACCAGCGCCATCGGCGGCACCATCGCCGCTGCCGCCGGCGCCGACTTCCTCTGCTATGTCACGCCGAGCGAACACCTCCGCCTACCCACCGTCGACGATGTCCGCGAGGGAGTCATCGCCTCCCGCATCGCCGGCCATGCTGCGGATATCGTCAAAGGGGTCAAGGGCGCCATGGAGAAGGATATCCAGATGGCCCGCTGCAGGAAAAAGCTCGACTGGGAAGGGCAGTTTGCCTTGGCCATCGATCCGGAAAAAGCCCGGCGACTCCGCGCCGAATCAGGGGTTGCAGAGCATGGCGCCTGCACCATGTGCGGTGAGTTTTGTGCTTACAAGGTTATGGATGACGCCATGGAAAAACAGGCGGCCAAGGCCAAGTAA
- a CDS encoding acyltransferase family protein codes for MDDVDRNIPALDGIRGWAILMVLYVHSFGVSVPSLSSLDKAMHETSLYGRLGVDLFFVLSGFLITGILLKSKNTDRFFINFFSRRILRIFPLYYLAITGIFFITPQLVDYFNSQLAPNIHLIYYSYLQNFLIVPDGTLNQYLLAPMWSLAVEEHFYLVWPIMVFYCKPQSVARIAIILVIIALVLRTSLFFYARGWRYWAASWTFCRMDAILIGALLAVFIRSGIREFLNIWKYYFAFLASAINIFVIYLNYRWAENGSWFASLSFGYTLHAIFFVSIINLILFLPKRNILVRFFDNGALRLFGKHSYCIYIVHMVINAILWEQLFKNISSSYLIISFSFFLASIIVSLLTSIVIWHAYEKHFLLAKRFFENKPVDTDSRVVPRSVADNIS; via the coding sequence ATGGATGATGTTGATCGTAATATTCCTGCATTGGACGGGATTCGCGGATGGGCAATACTCATGGTGCTTTATGTACATTCCTTCGGAGTATCTGTTCCAAGTTTATCATCTCTTGACAAGGCGATGCATGAGACAAGTTTATATGGCAGGTTGGGAGTTGATTTATTCTTTGTCCTTTCCGGTTTTTTAATAACAGGCATTTTACTAAAAAGCAAAAATACAGACAGGTTCTTCATTAATTTTTTTAGTCGAAGAATCTTGCGTATCTTCCCACTGTATTATCTTGCCATAACTGGCATTTTCTTTATAACCCCGCAATTAGTCGATTATTTCAATAGCCAGTTAGCACCAAACATCCACTTGATCTACTACTCATACTTGCAGAACTTCCTGATAGTACCTGACGGTACACTTAACCAGTACTTGCTTGCACCAATGTGGTCATTGGCGGTTGAAGAACATTTTTATCTGGTCTGGCCGATTATGGTCTTCTACTGCAAACCTCAAAGCGTCGCCAGAATAGCCATAATCCTTGTGATTATCGCATTAGTCTTGAGGACAAGCCTTTTTTTCTATGCTAGAGGTTGGCGCTACTGGGCTGCCAGCTGGACATTCTGTCGGATGGATGCCATCTTAATCGGGGCATTGTTGGCCGTTTTTATTCGCTCTGGAATAAGGGAATTTCTTAATATTTGGAAATACTACTTTGCATTTCTGGCTTCAGCTATAAATATATTTGTAATTTATCTTAACTATAGATGGGCAGAAAATGGTAGCTGGTTCGCCAGCCTGAGTTTTGGTTACACACTACATGCGATTTTCTTTGTCAGTATTATCAATCTCATCCTCTTCTTACCAAAGCGCAATATATTGGTTCGCTTTTTTGATAATGGAGCATTGCGGCTATTCGGTAAGCACAGTTACTGTATTTATATCGTTCACATGGTAATTAATGCCATCCTTTGGGAACAGCTATTTAAAAATATCTCCTCAAGTTATCTCATCATTTCCTTTTCGTTTTTTTTAGCATCAATAATAGTATCGCTGCTGACATCAATAGTTATTTGGCATGCCTATGAAAAGCATTTCCTTTTGGCAAAGAGATTTTTTGAGAACAAGCCTGTGGATACGGACAGCAGAGTTGTGCCAAGATCTGTGGCTGACAACATATCCTGA
- the alr gene encoding alanine racemase yields MDSRPTIAEIDLSALRHNFLEVKKVARPGCGLLAVVKADAYGHGFMDISLELESLGVTAFGVAFLAEGIQLRKSGIDRPILILGGIYPGQEKKCVGFNISTAVFSLEQAKALDETARKLYRKAKVHLKVDTGMGRLGVTIAEAGAFLRELRGLKNIELEGIFSHFASADELDESGNRYTAQQAEIFALVLQDAKKVGFSPTYVHIANSAAAFSRDLPFCNLMRPGIVLYGALPSADFKGKIDVKPVMRLKSRVAMLKWVEQDTSISYARRYVSQGKTLVASVPVGYADGYDRGLTNKGEALIRGQRARVAGTVCMDWIMLDVTHIPGVQVGDEVTLLGCDGQGNCIHAEELAELAGTIPYEIFCGISKRVPRVYI; encoded by the coding sequence ATCGACAGTCGCCCTACCATAGCCGAGATCGATTTATCCGCTCTCAGGCACAATTTTCTTGAGGTAAAAAAGGTGGCCAGGCCGGGTTGCGGCCTGCTGGCGGTGGTCAAGGCCGATGCCTATGGCCACGGTTTCATGGATATTTCCCTGGAACTGGAATCCCTTGGAGTTACCGCCTTCGGTGTCGCTTTTCTGGCAGAAGGGATCCAGCTGCGCAAAAGCGGCATCGATCGCCCCATCCTGATCCTCGGAGGAATTTATCCCGGACAGGAAAAGAAATGCGTTGGCTTTAACATTTCCACGGCGGTTTTCAGCCTGGAGCAGGCCAAGGCTTTGGATGAAACAGCCCGAAAACTTTACCGCAAGGCCAAGGTCCATCTCAAGGTCGACACCGGCATGGGGCGCCTCGGCGTAACCATTGCCGAGGCCGGGGCTTTCCTGCGGGAATTGCGAGGCCTGAAAAATATCGAGCTGGAGGGTATTTTTTCCCATTTTGCTTCAGCCGACGAACTGGATGAAAGCGGTAACCGTTATACTGCACAGCAGGCGGAAATTTTTGCCCTGGTGCTGCAAGACGCGAAGAAAGTCGGCTTCTCTCCCACCTATGTGCACATTGCCAACAGTGCCGCTGCCTTCAGCAGGGATTTACCCTTTTGCAACCTGATGCGTCCGGGGATTGTCCTCTATGGGGCCTTGCCTTCCGCCGACTTCAAAGGGAAAATAGATGTGAAACCGGTAATGCGACTGAAAAGCAGGGTTGCCATGCTGAAATGGGTTGAACAGGATACCTCCATAAGCTATGCCCGTCGCTATGTGAGTCAGGGTAAAACCCTGGTGGCAAGCGTTCCGGTAGGCTATGCCGATGGTTATGACCGTGGCCTGACCAACAAAGGTGAAGCATTGATTCGTGGCCAGCGGGCAAGGGTGGCCGGCACTGTCTGCATGGACTGGATCATGCTTGATGTGACCCACATCCCCGGAGTCCAGGTGGGGGACGAGGTGACCCTGTTAGGCTGCGACGGCCAGGGCAACTGCATCCATGCGGAAGAGCTGGCGGAGTTGGCGGGCACCATTCCCTACGAGATATTCTGCGGGATCAGCAAGAGGGTGCCGCGCGTATATATTTAA
- a CDS encoding ASKHA domain-containing protein, with product MRSSEQLALAFDVGTTTIAASLLNRVTGERLASAGRLNPQREFGADVVTRLAAALSSHEESQTMTRLINGELESLATELCTKAGVNVADIASMAAAGNSVIQHLLLGLPVNSLAFPPYRPLFPSGMKLRTIELGWAMDVDCRILPMPGGYVGGDLVAFLFGALTEGKTDDNPCLYLDLGTNGEIALAAGEKIFATSAAAGPAFEAGNLACGMVALPGAIDRINLDKGRPEINVIGDCSPVGICGSGAIAALAAMLEQGVVDETGRLLAPEEIPSNLANHVQERQGENIFVLYRDANRCIYLSQNDIRQIQLAKSAISAGIEVLLSHAGLNKTDLKQVILTGSFGVVLSSQDLKNIGIFSENMVKNCRFVHEGALHGVETSILAADDFASLDKLAEAIKVIPLSGTPAFEKNFFEYMNFPKQ from the coding sequence TTGAGATCATCTGAACAACTGGCCCTGGCCTTTGATGTGGGGACGACGACCATTGCCGCGTCCCTTTTGAATCGGGTAACCGGGGAACGGCTGGCCTCAGCAGGCCGCCTGAATCCGCAGCGCGAATTCGGCGCTGATGTGGTGACCCGTCTGGCTGCAGCGCTGAGTTCCCATGAAGAATCACAGACAATGACCAGGCTCATCAATGGAGAGCTGGAGTCCCTTGCTACGGAGCTGTGCACCAAAGCCGGTGTCAATGTGGCTGATATAGCCAGCATGGCAGCTGCCGGTAATTCAGTTATCCAACATCTCCTCCTGGGCCTTCCCGTCAATTCACTTGCCTTTCCTCCCTACCGGCCCCTCTTTCCTTCGGGAATGAAGCTGCGCACCATAGAGCTGGGGTGGGCAATGGATGTTGACTGTCGTATACTCCCCATGCCCGGGGGGTATGTGGGAGGAGATCTGGTCGCTTTTCTTTTCGGTGCGTTAACGGAAGGCAAAACCGATGATAATCCCTGTCTTTATCTCGATCTTGGCACAAATGGCGAGATTGCCCTGGCAGCGGGGGAAAAGATATTCGCCACCTCTGCCGCTGCCGGTCCCGCCTTTGAAGCAGGTAATCTTGCCTGTGGCATGGTCGCCTTGCCTGGTGCCATCGATCGCATCAACCTGGACAAAGGCAGACCGGAAATCAATGTTATCGGTGACTGCAGTCCGGTCGGAATCTGCGGATCAGGGGCCATCGCCGCACTCGCTGCCATGCTTGAGCAGGGGGTAGTTGATGAGACCGGCCGTCTGTTGGCGCCGGAAGAAATTCCCTCCAATCTGGCAAACCATGTTCAGGAACGGCAAGGGGAGAATATTTTCGTTCTCTATCGTGATGCAAACCGCTGCATCTACCTCAGCCAAAACGATATTCGCCAGATCCAGCTGGCAAAAAGTGCTATCAGTGCAGGAATCGAAGTGCTGCTGTCCCATGCAGGGCTGAATAAAACGGATCTGAAGCAAGTGATTCTAACCGGCTCCTTTGGGGTTGTGCTTTCCTCACAAGACCTAAAAAATATTGGAATTTTCAGTGAAAACATGGTAAAAAACTGTCGCTTTGTCCATGAAGGGGCATTGCATGGTGTGGAAACTTCAATCCTTGCCGCAGATGATTTTGCCTCTCTTGATAAACTTGCTGAGGCGATCAAAGTTATCCCCTTGTCTGGTACCCCTGCCTTTGAGAAAAATTTTTTTGAGTACATGAATTTCCCGAAGCAATAA
- the purD gene encoding phosphoribosylamine--glycine ligase, whose protein sequence is MKILVIGSGGREHALVWKIAQSPLVEKVYCAPGNPGIGTIAENVQIKVDDLPGLLAFARKEAIDLTVVGPELPLSLGIVDLFEEYGFKIFGARKNAAIIEASKAFSKDLMKKYHVPTAAYEVFTEVGPAITFIDKVGIPIVVKADGLAAGKGVIIAQTRDEAVAAVTDMLSGNAFGTAGSRVVIEEFLKGEEASFLAFTDGKNIIPLASAQDHKAVYDGDTGPNTGGMGAYSPAPVVTPSIHEKAMEEVMRRTVDGMAAEGRPYRGVLYAGLMIDGDSVKTLEFNARFGDPECQPLLMRMKSDIVPVLMAVAEKDISNVQIEWHDKAAVCVVMAAQDYPGDYAKGDVIRGLDVANADDLFVFHAGTALDNGRLITNGGRVLGVTALGPTVKEAIDRAYSGVSAISWRGVHYRKDIGRKALSR, encoded by the coding sequence TTGAAAATTCTAGTTATCGGAAGTGGCGGACGTGAACATGCCCTGGTTTGGAAGATAGCCCAATCGCCGCTAGTGGAGAAAGTATATTGTGCCCCTGGGAATCCGGGAATCGGCACCATTGCAGAGAATGTACAGATCAAGGTCGACGACCTGCCGGGACTGCTCGCTTTTGCCAGGAAGGAGGCAATCGATCTGACCGTGGTCGGGCCCGAGTTGCCACTGTCGCTGGGAATAGTCGATCTTTTCGAGGAATACGGGTTCAAGATATTCGGTGCGCGCAAGAATGCCGCCATCATCGAGGCTAGCAAAGCTTTCTCCAAAGATCTGATGAAGAAATACCATGTACCCACTGCGGCTTACGAGGTCTTTACCGAGGTTGGGCCTGCCATAACCTTCATCGATAAAGTAGGGATTCCCATAGTGGTCAAGGCTGACGGCCTGGCTGCCGGCAAAGGGGTGATAATTGCCCAGACCCGTGATGAAGCAGTCGCTGCCGTTACGGACATGCTTTCCGGCAATGCCTTTGGTACAGCAGGTTCACGAGTTGTTATCGAAGAGTTTCTCAAAGGGGAAGAGGCCTCCTTTCTAGCCTTTACCGATGGCAAAAACATTATTCCCCTGGCCAGCGCCCAGGACCACAAGGCGGTCTACGATGGCGATACCGGTCCCAATACCGGCGGCATGGGGGCTTATTCACCGGCTCCCGTGGTTACGCCATCGATCCATGAAAAGGCCATGGAAGAAGTGATGCGGCGCACTGTGGATGGCATGGCGGCCGAAGGGCGGCCATATCGCGGCGTGCTTTATGCCGGTTTGATGATCGATGGCGATAGTGTCAAAACCCTGGAGTTCAATGCCAGGTTCGGCGATCCGGAGTGCCAGCCATTGCTGATGCGGATGAAATCGGATATCGTACCGGTATTAATGGCGGTTGCCGAAAAAGACATCAGTAATGTGCAGATCGAGTGGCATGATAAAGCTGCTGTATGTGTGGTAATGGCGGCGCAAGACTATCCGGGTGATTATGCAAAGGGTGACGTGATTAGGGGGCTTGATGTTGCCAATGCTGATGATCTCTTTGTTTTTCATGCCGGCACGGCCCTGGACAATGGCCGTCTGATTACCAATGGCGGCAGGGTGCTGGGTGTTACCGCTCTGGGGCCTACGGTAAAAGAAGCTATTGATCGGGCCTATTCAGGGGTTTCGGCCATTTCGTGGCGTGGGGTGCACTATCGGAAGGATATCGGAAGGAAGGCGCTCAGCAGATAA
- the thiD gene encoding bifunctional hydroxymethylpyrimidine kinase/phosphomethylpyrimidine kinase, with protein sequence MENRKDFLRLVVDRELNNSPIRGVYLVTDEGIRLAERVKVAINSGVSVVQYRKKTGEPGEKLSIGLQLKKQCAEAGVTFLVNDDLALAKALDADGLHLGQDDGSPLEARRELGPRKIIGVSTHNMEEALKAQSDGADYIGLGAMFPTDSKEISHLAGPEALPAIKERVKLPVVAIGGINRDNGSQIVDNGADALAVISAILGHREPGLAAAELALLFNRRAQFPRGNVLTIAGSDSGGGAGIQADLKTITLLGSYGASAMTALTAQNTRGVAAIHGVPAEFLAQQLDSVLSDIHVDVVKTGMLFSADNIGIIADKLQQYGKKIIIIDPVMLAKGGAELIDREALAIFKKRLLPCAYLLTPNIPEAEKLTGFTVSCEDDMQRAAKTLHQMGARNVLVKGGHLAEGTAVDILFDGKNFSQFPVPRILTKNTHGTGCTLASAISTFLAQGEPLPQAVARAKEFITAAIKLAHPLGKGHGPVNHYMAAQKVRCQQGVPCQE encoded by the coding sequence ATGGAAAACAGAAAAGATTTTCTCCGTCTTGTAGTCGATCGGGAGTTGAATAATTCCCCCATCAGGGGAGTCTATCTGGTTACCGATGAAGGGATTCGACTTGCCGAACGGGTGAAGGTAGCCATCAACAGCGGTGTAAGCGTAGTTCAATACCGAAAGAAAACAGGGGAGCCTGGCGAAAAACTGTCCATCGGCCTGCAGCTGAAAAAACAATGTGCCGAAGCAGGCGTCACCTTTCTCGTCAATGATGATCTGGCGCTGGCCAAGGCCCTTGACGCAGACGGACTTCATCTTGGACAGGATGACGGCAGTCCGCTGGAGGCACGGCGGGAGCTTGGCCCGCGAAAGATCATCGGTGTATCCACCCACAATATGGAAGAAGCCCTCAAGGCTCAGTCCGACGGTGCCGATTACATAGGTCTGGGCGCCATGTTTCCCACCGACAGCAAGGAGATCAGCCATCTGGCCGGTCCTGAAGCATTGCCGGCAATAAAGGAACGGGTGAAACTGCCTGTCGTTGCCATAGGGGGTATCAATCGCGACAACGGCAGTCAGATAGTCGATAACGGCGCAGACGCCCTGGCGGTTATTTCGGCGATCCTGGGGCACAGGGAGCCGGGTCTGGCAGCTGCCGAACTTGCACTTCTTTTCAACCGCAGAGCACAATTCCCCCGCGGCAATGTCCTTACCATCGCCGGCAGCGATTCCGGCGGCGGGGCCGGTATTCAGGCCGACCTGAAAACCATCACCCTTCTCGGCTCCTATGGTGCGTCGGCAATGACTGCCCTCACAGCCCAGAATACCCGCGGAGTCGCAGCCATCCATGGTGTGCCTGCAGAATTCCTGGCCCAGCAACTGGATTCCGTTCTGTCCGACATCCATGTAGACGTGGTAAAGACAGGCATGCTTTTCTCTGCAGACAACATCGGCATCATCGCCGACAAGCTGCAGCAGTATGGCAAAAAGATCATCATCATAGATCCGGTGATGCTGGCCAAGGGTGGAGCAGAACTTATCGACCGGGAAGCATTGGCCATCTTCAAGAAGAGACTTCTCCCGTGCGCCTACCTGCTGACACCGAACATTCCGGAAGCTGAGAAATTGACAGGCTTCACCGTAAGCTGTGAGGATGACATGCAACGGGCTGCCAAAACCCTGCACCAGATGGGAGCCAGGAACGTACTCGTAAAAGGAGGCCATCTGGCAGAAGGAACTGCCGTGGACATCCTTTTTGACGGGAAAAACTTCAGCCAGTTTCCTGTGCCGCGCATTCTCACCAAAAACACCCATGGCACCGGCTGCACGTTGGCCTCGGCCATTTCCACATTCCTGGCCCAAGGCGAGCCGCTGCCGCAGGCGGTTGCCCGCGCCAAGGAATTCATCACCGCTGCAATAAAACTGGCCCACCCTTTAGGTAAAGGACACGGGCCGGTAAACCATTATATGGCAGCACAAAAGGTCCGCTGTCAACAAGGCGTGCCATGTCAGGAGTAA